From a single Brassica rapa cultivar Chiifu-401-42 chromosome A01, CAAS_Brap_v3.01, whole genome shotgun sequence genomic region:
- the LOC103869176 gene encoding 2-oxoglutarate-Fe(II) type oxidoreductase hxnY isoform X1 yields the protein MQPKIRRVSFNKRSNVNGSSASDTDLSWPEKLSTSRLIRQACLNHGFFYLTNHGVPEELMKRVFKESKNLFSFPLDEKMVMVRRGFRGYSPLYDEKGDSKEIFTFGSSEGVLGQHYPNKWLSEDLLPLWRPTMERYYKSVVRDVGKKLLGLVALALDLEENFFERLGAFNDQAAVVRLLLYSGELNSSEEEEEEETCGASAHSDFRMLTLLATDMEFQGFKFVGIKIKNQMFEKMSLELKVLLLSTSETSWRDGLMGFSGTQQKFHSFISGHYIDFKTSLLCAFYRSTMHRVCQLEKNVTRWLYF from the exons ATGCAACCGAAGATCAGGAGAGTGAGTTTCAACAAAAGAAGTAATGTCAACGGTTCTTCAGCTTCCGATACCGACCTTTCTTGGCCGGAAAAGCTCTCTACTTCCCGATTGATTCGTCag GCTTGTTTGAATCATGGATTCTTCTATCTCACGAATCATGGCGTTCCCGAGGAGTTGATGAAAAGAGTGTTCAAGGAGAGCAAGAACTTGTTCTCTTTTCCTCTTGATGAGAAGATGGTGATGGTTCGACGTGGTTTTAGAGGTTACTCACCTTTGTACGACGAGAAAG GTGATTCTAAGGAGATATTCACTTTTGGATCTTCAGAGGGAGTTTTAGGTCAACATTACCCTAATAAATGGCTTTCTGAAg ACCTTTTGCCGCTATGGAGGCCAACCATGGAACGCTACTATAAAAGTGTTGT TAGGGATGTTGGCAAGAAATTGCTTGGCCTAGTGGCCTTAGCGTTGGATTTGGAAGAGAACTTCTTTGAAAGATTGGGAGCCTTCAATGATCAAGCAGCAGTTGTTCGCCTCTTACTTTATTCAG GAGAGTTGAATtcatctgaagaagaagaagaagaagaaacatgtGGGGCCTCTGCTCATTCAGATTTTAGAATGCTAACTCTTCTTGCAACAGATATGGAGTTCCAGGGCTTCAA GTTTGTAGGGATAAAGATAAAGAACCAAATGTTTGAGAAGATGTCCCTGGAATTAAAGG TGCTTTTATTGTCAACATCAGAGACCTCATGGAGAGATGGACTAATGGGCTTTTCCGGTACACAACAAAAGTTCCACTCTTTCATTTCAGGGCATTATATTGATTTCAAAACCTCACTCTTATGTGCGTTTTATAGATCAACAATGCATAGAGTGTGTCAGTTGGAGAAGAACGTTACTCG GTGGCTGTATTTCTAG
- the LOC103869176 gene encoding 2-oxoglutarate-Fe(II) type oxidoreductase hxnY isoform X2 — MQPKIRRVSFNKRSNVNGSSASDTDLSWPEKLSTSRLIRQACLNHGFFYLTNHGVPEELMKRVFKESKNLFSFPLDEKMVMVRRGFRGYSPLYDEKGDSKEIFTFGSSEGVLGQHYPNKWLSEDLLPLWRPTMERYYKSVVRDVGKKLLGLVALALDLEENFFERLGAFNDQAAVVRLLLYSGELNSSEEEEEEETCGASAHSDFRMLTLLATDMEFQGFKFVGIKIKNQMFEKMSLELKVLLLSTSETSWRDGLMGFSDQQCIECVSWRRTLLGGCISRSRPKLCCGVLGELL; from the exons ATGCAACCGAAGATCAGGAGAGTGAGTTTCAACAAAAGAAGTAATGTCAACGGTTCTTCAGCTTCCGATACCGACCTTTCTTGGCCGGAAAAGCTCTCTACTTCCCGATTGATTCGTCag GCTTGTTTGAATCATGGATTCTTCTATCTCACGAATCATGGCGTTCCCGAGGAGTTGATGAAAAGAGTGTTCAAGGAGAGCAAGAACTTGTTCTCTTTTCCTCTTGATGAGAAGATGGTGATGGTTCGACGTGGTTTTAGAGGTTACTCACCTTTGTACGACGAGAAAG GTGATTCTAAGGAGATATTCACTTTTGGATCTTCAGAGGGAGTTTTAGGTCAACATTACCCTAATAAATGGCTTTCTGAAg ACCTTTTGCCGCTATGGAGGCCAACCATGGAACGCTACTATAAAAGTGTTGT TAGGGATGTTGGCAAGAAATTGCTTGGCCTAGTGGCCTTAGCGTTGGATTTGGAAGAGAACTTCTTTGAAAGATTGGGAGCCTTCAATGATCAAGCAGCAGTTGTTCGCCTCTTACTTTATTCAG GAGAGTTGAATtcatctgaagaagaagaagaagaagaaacatgtGGGGCCTCTGCTCATTCAGATTTTAGAATGCTAACTCTTCTTGCAACAGATATGGAGTTCCAGGGCTTCAA GTTTGTAGGGATAAAGATAAAGAACCAAATGTTTGAGAAGATGTCCCTGGAATTAAAGG TGCTTTTATTGTCAACATCAGAGACCTCATGGAGAGATGGACTAATGGGCTTTTCCG ATCAACAATGCATAGAGTGTGTCAGTTGGAGAAGAACGTTACTCG GTGGCTGTATTTCTAGATCCAGACCCAAACTGTGTTGTGGAGTGCTTGGAGAGTTGCTTTAG